A window of the Flavobacterium sp. J372 genome harbors these coding sequences:
- a CDS encoding enoyl-CoA hydratase/isomerase family protein — protein MTTTRQNGSLYTSINNKIATVEFGHPASNSFPAELLQRLTNELTLLSNNHDVNVIVLKSEGEGAFCAGASFDELLAVQDLEQGSKFFSGFANVINAMRNCSKLIVGRIQGKAVGGGVGLAAACDYAMAVEASAVKLSEFAIGIGPFVIAPAVERKMGKAALAEMTLGAHEWKNAYWAQEKGLYAKVFETIAELDKELDIFTQKLASYNPEALSSMKKVLWEGTENWDTLLKERAAISGTLVLSDFTKNALAQFKK, from the coding sequence ATGACAACCACACGCCAAAACGGGTCATTATATACAAGCATCAATAACAAAATAGCAACGGTAGAATTTGGGCATCCGGCATCCAATTCTTTCCCGGCTGAATTACTGCAACGCCTTACAAATGAATTAACCCTTTTGAGTAATAATCATGATGTAAACGTGATTGTATTGAAAAGCGAAGGCGAAGGTGCTTTTTGCGCAGGTGCATCATTTGACGAGTTGCTTGCAGTGCAGGATCTTGAGCAGGGCAGTAAGTTTTTTTCAGGGTTTGCTAATGTTATTAATGCCATGCGCAACTGTTCAAAACTTATTGTGGGCCGTATTCAGGGTAAAGCTGTTGGCGGCGGCGTAGGGCTCGCCGCAGCGTGTGACTATGCCATGGCTGTTGAAGCCAGTGCCGTAAAGCTGTCGGAGTTTGCAATAGGTATCGGCCCGTTTGTTATTGCTCCGGCTGTAGAGCGCAAAATGGGTAAGGCTGCCCTTGCCGAAATGACCCTTGGCGCTCACGAATGGAAAAATGCTTATTGGGCACAGGAGAAAGGCCTCTATGCTAAAGTATTTGAAACCATTGCTGAGCTCGATAAAGAGCTCGATATCTTCACCCAAAAGCTGGCATCGTATAACCCTGAAGCTCTTTCATCAATGAAAAAAGTACTGTGGGAAGGCACCGAAAACTGGGACACGCTATTGAAAGAACGCGCAGCAATTTCCGGTACACTTGTATTGTCAGACTTTACAAAAAACGCACTGGCACAGTTTAAAAAATAA
- a CDS encoding 2OG-Fe(II) oxygenase produces MDDLKLNPGYEQIIDALMADKYAIADSFFSSSEIDALQVSLRRKYESDGFKKSAIGNQANEKVVDAVRGDYILWLDEESADEAEKQFLSKINDFVQYLNRTCYLGIKDKEFHYAVYPEGTFYKRHLDTFQNDSRRKLSMVCYLNDEDWQPEFGGELTIYLKDNGRETEKNIYPLKGRMVIFESQLLEHEVKPVKQQRLSITGWLKSR; encoded by the coding sequence ATGGATGACTTAAAGCTAAACCCCGGATACGAGCAGATTATTGATGCCCTGATGGCCGATAAATATGCCATTGCTGATAGTTTTTTCAGCAGTTCAGAAATTGATGCGCTGCAGGTAAGCCTGCGCAGAAAGTATGAGAGCGACGGGTTTAAAAAATCGGCCATTGGCAACCAGGCTAATGAAAAGGTGGTTGACGCGGTTCGTGGCGATTATATTTTGTGGCTTGATGAAGAAAGTGCCGATGAAGCAGAGAAGCAGTTCCTCAGTAAGATAAATGACTTTGTACAGTACCTGAACCGTACGTGCTACCTGGGTATTAAAGATAAAGAATTCCATTATGCAGTGTACCCCGAGGGAACGTTTTACAAGCGGCACCTGGACACATTTCAAAATGACAGCAGGCGGAAACTATCAATGGTATGCTACCTTAATGATGAAGACTGGCAGCCTGAGTTTGGGGGCGAGCTTACCATTTATCTAAAAGATAATGGCAGGGAAACGGAAAAGAACATTTATCCCTTAAAGGGCAGGATGGTGATTTTTGAGAGCCAGTTGCTGGAGCACGAAGTGAAGCCTGTAAAACAACAGCGCCTGAGCATTACCGGCTGGCTGAAATCCAGATAA
- a CDS encoding 6-carboxytetrahydropterin synthase, with product MSKIRITKQFTFETGHALYGYDGKCKNVHGHSYKLSVTVIGTPIMDTENVKYGMVIDFGDLKKIVRREIVDVFDHATVFNKNTPHVELAAELSDRGHHVILVDYQPTSENMVIDFAAKIKHHLPANIQLYSLRLQETETSYAEWYQSDNL from the coding sequence ATGAGCAAGATACGTATCACCAAGCAGTTTACTTTTGAAACCGGACACGCCCTTTACGGGTATGACGGTAAATGCAAAAACGTTCACGGGCACAGCTACAAGCTATCTGTTACTGTAATTGGCACACCTATAATGGACACAGAAAATGTTAAGTACGGTATGGTGATTGACTTTGGCGACCTGAAGAAAATTGTGCGCCGCGAAATTGTTGATGTATTTGACCATGCCACCGTTTTCAACAAGAACACCCCGCACGTTGAACTTGCTGCCGAACTTAGCGACCGCGGCCATCACGTAATACTTGTAGATTACCAGCCTACAAGCGAAAACATGGTGATAGACTTTGCCGCAAAAATAAAACACCACTTACCGGCAAACATACAGCTTTATTCCCTTCGCCTCCAGGAAACCGAAACCTCTTATGCCGAGTGGTACCAAAGCGATAACTTATAG
- a CDS encoding OmpA family protein, whose amino-acid sequence MKNIYISLGMLLSVMAVSAQNKDTEQADKLYERLEYVEAADAYLKLAEKSEDPYVYRRLADSYYNVFNSKEAVKWYPKAIAGNADAELNYNYAQMLKAEGRYDEANKQMQQFAAKAPNDQRAIIFKRDPDYLPKLRNQEKLFDEKLMDINDPKYSSFGGVLTNDNTLYFTSARNTARKTYGWNEQPYLDIYTATYNANGTFSAPTPVAEVNSKWHDGPVAVTADGNTMYFSSESFKEKKFERDRENNLKKGQVYLYRSVKENGKWGKPVALPFNDKRYSTGNPSISADGKTLYFVSDREGSIGGADIWKVAVMEGNTYGEPQNLGTKVNTEGAENFPFIADDGKLYFTSDGRKGFGAMDIFVIDLAKGGDAMNVGMPVNSPKDDFAFSINQKKGLGFFASNRSGVDQLYTATPVCGVEAIVMVRDAKTGAPLASAKVAILDEKNNVIETRTTGADGKVTYAIDCDRAYTVQASVEGYENNTFPIAKTKGGTVNIDASLNEIAKIVTETEVVLNDVYFEFDKSNITKEGAFELDKLVEALKANPNMVIMVKGHTDSRGSDQYNMNLSNRRAKSAVQYVISRGINKARISGQGYGESQPKVPCGDNCTEEQHAQNRRSEFLIVKK is encoded by the coding sequence ATGAAAAATATCTATATAAGCCTTGGGATGCTGCTATCGGTGATGGCAGTAAGCGCCCAGAACAAGGATACCGAACAAGCTGACAAGCTATATGAGAGGCTGGAATATGTAGAGGCTGCAGACGCCTACCTGAAGCTAGCCGAAAAGAGCGAAGACCCGTATGTATACAGAAGGCTTGCCGACAGCTACTACAACGTATTCAACTCAAAAGAAGCCGTAAAATGGTACCCTAAAGCCATAGCCGGCAATGCAGATGCAGAGCTTAACTACAACTATGCGCAGATGCTTAAGGCAGAGGGCAGGTATGACGAGGCCAACAAGCAGATGCAGCAGTTTGCGGCCAAAGCCCCGAATGACCAGCGTGCCATCATCTTCAAGCGTGACCCTGACTACCTTCCGAAGCTAAGGAACCAGGAGAAGCTATTTGATGAGAAGCTTATGGACATCAATGATCCGAAATACAGCTCATTCGGCGGGGTATTGACCAATGACAACACATTGTACTTCACCAGCGCACGCAACACCGCCCGCAAAACCTACGGGTGGAACGAGCAGCCGTACCTTGACATCTATACAGCCACCTACAATGCCAACGGCACCTTCTCAGCCCCGACCCCTGTGGCCGAGGTGAACAGCAAGTGGCATGACGGCCCTGTGGCCGTAACGGCTGACGGCAACACCATGTACTTCTCAAGCGAAAGCTTCAAGGAAAAGAAGTTTGAGAGAGACAGGGAAAACAACCTCAAGAAAGGCCAGGTATACCTGTACAGGTCAGTAAAAGAAAACGGCAAGTGGGGCAAGCCCGTAGCGCTTCCGTTCAATGACAAGAGGTACTCAACAGGCAACCCTTCGATAAGCGCAGACGGCAAGACGCTGTACTTCGTATCCGACCGTGAAGGCTCGATAGGCGGGGCAGACATCTGGAAGGTAGCCGTAATGGAAGGCAACACCTATGGCGAGCCGCAGAACCTTGGCACCAAGGTAAACACCGAAGGCGCAGAGAACTTCCCGTTCATAGCCGATGACGGCAAGCTGTACTTCACCTCAGACGGAAGAAAAGGTTTCGGCGCTATGGACATCTTCGTGATAGACCTTGCCAAAGGCGGCGATGCAATGAACGTAGGCATGCCGGTAAACTCGCCAAAAGACGACTTCGCCTTCTCGATCAACCAAAAGAAAGGCCTTGGCTTCTTTGCCAGCAACCGCAGCGGGGTAGACCAGCTCTATACAGCAACGCCGGTATGCGGAGTGGAAGCCATCGTGATGGTACGCGATGCCAAGACAGGCGCACCGCTTGCCTCGGCCAAAGTAGCGATACTTGATGAGAAGAACAACGTGATAGAGACACGCACCACAGGCGCAGACGGCAAGGTAACCTATGCCATAGACTGTGACAGGGCCTACACGGTACAGGCATCAGTTGAAGGGTATGAGAACAACACCTTCCCGATAGCCAAGACCAAAGGCGGCACGGTAAATATTGACGCCAGCCTGAACGAGATAGCCAAGATTGTGACCGAGACCGAAGTAGTGCTGAACGATGTATACTTTGAGTTTGACAAGAGCAACATCACCAAAGAAGGCGCCTTTGAGCTTGACAAGCTTGTAGAAGCGCTGAAAGCCAACCCGAACATGGTGATTATGGTAAAAGGCCACACCGACTCACGCGGCAGTGACCAGTACAACATGAACCTGTCAAACCGCAGGGCTAAGAGCGCAGTGCAGTACGTGATATCACGCGGCATCAACAAAGCCAGGATATCAGGCCAGGGATATGGCGAGAGCCAGCCTAAGGTGCCGTGCGGCGACAACTGTACCGAAGAGCAGCACGCACAGAACCGCCGCTCAGAGTTCCTTATCGTGAAGAAATAA